From the Argentina anserina chromosome 3, drPotAnse1.1, whole genome shotgun sequence genome, the window tgtcgatcgatcccgagaagtttccttcatatagttgcttcataatgcgatagttttattctaaagctaataaaatatgtatgtataatattttattatttggcgggcttttacggacCGGGCCTTGtgggcttttggcgggccgggccggttttcacacctctaatttaaacCCGGCGCTCTACCTACGAAAGCGGGTTTTCTCGCGGACCGGGCCGGATAAAAGCCCGTCGAGCTTGCGGGTTTCCACGGGGTTTTCGGATCCGCGGGCTATATGATGAGACATATCTAAATCCAAATACAAAATGACACATTCACCCCTATTATAGCACCATTCTATTGACCACACTCCACCTGGTCGGACCATTATACCTCTCCAGGACCTTCCTCGAACCCCAAAGGCAGCTTCAcccaaaaaccaaaccgagTGAGCGACCGAACTACctgtccccccccccccccccctcctcttcctctttaTATACCCACTTCCCATTTCACTCTATCCCCAACAAACATAACCTAATCCTCTCCCACTCGCATTCCCTCTTCCACTCTTTCATTTCTCAACTCATCAATGGCGTCTCCTAAGCAAAACACAGAGGCGAATTTCCAAGACTTGCTGCCCACCATGGCCGACAAGCTCGGCGGGGACGGCTTGATCGGTGAGCTCTGTAATGGGTTCAATCTCTTGATGGATCCCGCCAAGGGGGTCATCACGTTTGAGAGCCTCAAGAGGAACGCGGCGCTTCTGGGCCTGCAGGACCTGGGCGACGACGATCTACGGTCCATGTTGCAGGAGGGGAACTTCGACGGCGATGGGGCGCTGAATCAGATGGAGTTTTGTGTGTTGATGTTTAGATTGAGCCCCGAGCTTATGGAGGAGTCGCGGCTCTGGCTGGACGATGTTCTTCAACACGAATTGTAAGCATTGTTGATGGAGATTTGTTCAGAAATTAATCTAGTTTCTTGGGTTCTTTCGCTGTGTTTTCTTTTCCGGCGGTTGTTGTTATTGTTTATTGGATTAAGGAGGGAAAATATTATACAGAAATGAATTGACACTTGACTCATTGTTTCAGATCAtcattgtttgttctttgtttgatCCATCATTCTGCGTTGGACTAGTTTAGGGATATTGATTCTGGGACTGATCGTTTTAGATGAAATCCTCAAATGCAATTTGATTCGCTTTGTTTTGTTGAATCGAAATGAAGCAGAtcacttcaaagttcaaacatcGAATGAATTTTTGATTCTGGAATCTGGATAGGGACTTCGCAGAAAGTCTGTTTCTTaccttattttttcaattaatttgattCTCATTAGAAAAGCCTCAAACTCTCAGCCAGAGAATTTTTTAACTTCAAATGCGGGGAAGAAAGCATCTTAGATCTTGGAGGAACATCCTCACCATTGAATTTGATGGTGGACTTCGTCCAAAACCATGATAGATTGATAAACGACACTCTTTCAAAGTATAATCCTCTACGGatcaagaaaaggaaaaaaagttTATTAAGCCCCTAGCCCCTCTAGACTTAAACTATGATTCACATTTTACAGAAGGAAAACGAGAATCACATATAGTCATAACCTGAATCGTTCACTTTCAATGGGGTCGCCGGGTCGCTCATGGTTGTGTCCAATGTTACCTATGTACAACCTCTCACGTACGCTTCAGATCGCCACGGTGTATCTGTTCACGATAAACAGTTAAACACTAACTCGATTTGACACAAAGAGAACAAGTAATTTAGATTTTTGGACCTTGTTACATGTTTTGAACACCAGTcagtttatttttaaaatagaaCATCGACACGAATATAACTATAATTACTGTAGGAGACCAAGAGTAGACTGCGCTCTGTAAAGCTTGATATTTGATTACTTTTTTAGCGTTTTAATTTTGTAGTTTAAGACGTGGTTTGTGGTTTAGGGTTCTGATTTTTATGACCTTTGGTTTCCTTCAAAATCTTCACAAAGTAACTTGTAATGTTTAGCTAATTGTGTATACTAACCCCCCAAGCTTGAGTTGGAAGGGATGACAAACACTTTGGTTGAGTTGGTAGGGATAGTAAAAAACTTGCTTGAGTGGAACTAAGTCTCTCTTAAATTTAGGGATGGCAAAAATACGCAGCGGACAGGGTACCCACGGGTATTCGACCCTAATGGGGGAGTGTTTCGGGTGAAATCGGGTAACGGGTACGGGGATCCGCAGTATTCGAATAGCGGAAACGGGTAAGTGGCGGGGATGGTATTTTGGTCCCGATCCCCATACCGACGAAAAATGTTGATTGTTCAAATCCTTAAGCACCCAATTTTTCGACAGCTTACCGatgaaaaatgtaaaaaaaaaaattaaaaaaaatacgcAGCTACTTGTCGCACTTACATAAACCCTACAACTAGTTCACTGAATACAATCTTCCACTTAGAATTATCGCAAAGCAAGAATGAcaccaaaaccatatataaCAAACCAGGTAGCGCAAGCTGGACTAGCTATGAATTTCAACTTGTTCCTAAAACCCGATCAATCTAAAATTTACTTTAGCAGACATAATAACTCCCACTAAATTGCCtaagcctcatcatttagcccgcggatccgAAATATCCTCAGAGGCCCGTAAGCCTGACatgcttttacccggcccggcccgcaagAAAGGCGGCCAAAACCCGCTTCTATGGGTAGAAggccgggcttaaattagaggtgtgaaacccggcccggcccgtggGCCTGGCCCGCTAAAAGCCCGCAagacccggcccgtaaaagcccgccaaataataaaatattatacatacatattttattaggtttagaataaaactatcgcattatgaagcaaatatatgaaggaaacttctcgggatcgatcgacactagtcgatatgatcggtatgtatatttagtgaccctgtaaaaatttcatctatatCGAACCTCGTTTGAcagtcggaatttccggtaaaccgaaaacaacaataatatgtcataagggaagacccattaccaaaatgcaaacaccgaaagtcgtttgcatatctgaaatcacctaatttttgtcaatgATTGTGTGtcgtcgcaccaaggaaacccatttggcaaaacccccgtcaatgaggattttaatatgtcaaacgccttttttttgttgaccgtaggtacggacggtcaaacaatatccaaaacggacgaaatttttactagttccctaaatatatatactgatcacatctgctggtgtcgatcaaccatattttcaAACTGGCgttattgatcgccgaagcctccactaatgtatcataacatttatattaggtttataataaaactatcacattatgaagcgactatatgaaagaaacttcttgggatcgattaacaccagccgatgtgattggtatatatatttagtgaccctgtaaaaatttcatccaattcggacttcgtttgaccgtcggaattttcagtaaatcgaaatcaccactaatatgccctaagggatgacctattacaaatatgtgaatgcCAAAatccgtttgcatatttgaaatcacctaatttttgttacctatcgtgcgcggtcgaactgaagaaatcaatttggcaaaaccctggtcaatgaggtttcaatatgtcaaaacgcatttttttagttgaacgttggtacgaacggtcaaaccatgtccaaaacggacgaaatttttacggttccctaaatatatatactgatcacatctaatggtgtcgattgaccatattttcgaAGTGGAGTTGTCAATCGCTGAattgtccactaatgtattataacttttatattaggtttataataaaactatcacatgatgaagcgactatataaaggaaacttctcagaatcgatcaacaccatctgatgtaatcaatatatatattgagtgcttattttaaaatttcatcaaattcggacctcgtttgccCGTcaaaattttcggtaaattggaaacaccactaatatgctatAAGGGAGGACATATTAGAAATATGTGAACGCTGatagccgtttgcatatctgaaatcacctaatttttgttacctatcgtgcgcggtcgcactgaagaaatctatttggcaaagccccggtcaatggggtttcaatatgtcaaaacacttcttttttagttgagcATTGGTACaaacggtcaaatcatgtccaaaacggacgaaatttttacgggttccctaaatatatataccgatcacatctaatggtgtcgatcaaccatattttgaattggagttgtcgatcgccgaagtgtctactaatgtattataacctgtatcacattatgaagcgactatatgaaggaaacttctcgaaaTCGATCGACACATCCAATgggatcaatatatatatatatatttaatgatcattttaaaatttcatccaatttgaacctcgtttgaccgtcagaatttccggtaaaataaaaacaacactaatatgcttTAAGGGGGACGCATTACCAAAATGTGAACGCGGAAagatgtttacatatttgaaatcacctaatttttatcaccaatcgtgcgtggtcgtAACGAGAAaatccatttggcaaagccccggtcaatgaggttttattatgtgaaaacgcaacTTTTTTTCGTTGACTGAAAATTCTGACGAtcaacgatgtccgaattggatgaaatttttataatgtccctaaatatatatatcaatcacatctattagtgtcgatcgaaaatatttcgaaactagaatttatttgtgatttttttttagaatgttttctaataatttttttattgtttcaaacccttaaatcagaatattgtattttttttctaatacaagcccgtaaaACCCAgcccggcccgcaaaagcACGCAAAGCCCGCTTGTGGGTGTGCTTAAATCTtcgtatttgtgaaaataccctGCCCGGCCCaccatttatttaaatttattaaggcccGACCCGGTCCCGGATCCGCTTTTTATGGGTCAGACCGGGTCCGGACcagcccgttgacgagccctaaaaTTCCCGTGTCAAATTTTTTTCCTAAAACAGTCCTATTTTGGTTGGCCCGCTTGGTGTGAAATTATGGTGCTCTCTTTCTAGTGAAACTAGTTCCGGTGTCCATGATTACTAAATTAGTCTGTCTTTGTTTATTTTAGTGTGTACAACTATTTCCTCATCGAATAAATTATGTGTATACaattataatattatatatacaatgtaaccaaaagaaaatttttaCATCACTTGTCACAGGTGTTTTTCTACCATAGTTTGACGATATAAAACGACGAGGAATAAATGAATAATGGAAGATTATACTGGTACCTGGAAAACACGTCATTGATTTTTAGGGAGTTCTAGTATTTGAGACATTCTTGAATCTTGACCATGTTTTAGATTATTGTGTATGTTAAATGTTGCTGGCTTTTGAATAGTACGCATATTTTGTCTAGTCAATAGACCCTGTCCTAACTTGCATATTTTCTTCTCGATCcccaaccatatatatgttttctttccatcatttgaatttgaaagcaaTATTAGGTAGCTATAATTAACCAAATACGGGTGATCTTTGTTCTTTGGTGTTTAGTATTACTATGCTCTTTCTATTGTTCACAGGTTCATTTGCAGTTGACAGCATCAGTACCTCGCAGTCTATCCATGACAATGGCACCACCTTGGTTTCAAGTGATGGCAGCTTTGAGCTGGGGTTCTCCAGTCCAGGTAACTCGAAAAACCGTTACTTGGGAATTTGGTACAAAAACATTCCAGTTAAAACGTTTGTTTGGGTTGCGAATCGATGCAACCCGATTGAAGACTCGTTCGGTGTGTTGATGATTAACAACACTGGATATCTTGTGCTGTTGGGTCAGAATAAGAGTGTTGTTTGGTGGACAAGTTTAGCTAAGCTTGTACAAAGTTTAATGGTACAGTTATTAGATTCTGGAAATTTAGTAGTAAGAGATTTGACAGGAGGAAAGTCCTTGTGGCAGAGCATTGATTATCCTACTGATACATTATTACTGGAAATGAAGTTGGGATGGGACTTCAGGACAGGTCTTAAAAGGGAATTATCAGCATGGGAAAATTCAGAAGACCCTTGTCCGGGAGGTGCCCCAGAATTAAGGCCTAATCCAATTTACAGTTTCGACTTTGTGTATAATGATGATGAAGTCTGCTACATGCATGTACAAACTTCAGAACAAGTCTGTAATTTCAATAATGGTCTTAAATGGAACCAAGAGTACACGCGAACGCGTTACATGGATTGAAGCAGAGAAAGCTTGGATGCATCGGTACCTAGAGATTTCTGTGATCAATATGGCCTCTGTGGACCGAATGCAGATTGTATCATCAGTAACAATCCAGTATGCCAATGTCTAGAAGGATTCGAGCCGAAGTCACCAGAGAAATGGAATTTAACACACTGGTCACTTGGATGTGTGCGCCGCAAACAACTAAGCTGCCAGGAAGGTGACAGAGATGGGTTTGTCAAGTTCAATAACTTGAAATTGCCAGATACTACACATTCTTGGGTGAACAAAAGTATGAACATCAAGGAATGCAGAGCCAAGTGCTTGAACAACTGTACTTGCATGGCTAATACAAGCTCGGATATCAGAGCAGGAGGTTCTGGCTGCGCTATCTGGTTTGGTGATCTACTAGATATCAGAAACTTTCCAGGTACTGGCCAAGATCTATGCATTCGAATGTCGGCTTCAGAGATAGGTACATATGCCCATATAGTAATTTGTAAATTGCATTTCTGTTATTCTTGTTAGTTTGTTTCAAGAATCCTATTCTTGCCTCTATATTTAAGTAATTGATCTTGCTTTCCAAATTTTGTTTGAGCCTGCGGATCTAATTATTTATCTACTTTACTGCATCATCTATCATGAAATGAAGATGATGGTAAAGTTAAGACAGGAATTATAGTTGCTGTTGTGATAGCAGCATTGTTTTCAGGGCTGCTCTTAGTTGGCTACTATGTATGTCTACCGAAGGAGGACCAATCTGAAAGGTAGACTAACTTCATAAGAATTTCGTCAAATTATGTATGATTGGATTAAGATGTGTTTAAATGGCTAAAAAGGATTGAAAAAAttgcttttttcttttaataaataaatccaTATACTTTGCTCTTGTACACTTCTCTTTTAGGCTATAGCTAACATTTAGTCCATATATACTACATCAGACACAGAAGATCAAAAAATTGAAGGGACACAAAAGGAGGAGGACCTGGAGCTCCCAGTCACGTTCCATTTTCGGGAGTGTCTATCGTGGACGTCGCTGGTTATATGAGTTTCATGCATATGTGGAATTGCTCTATGATCAGgagtgtgggagatatatggttGCCCCTTCCTAGGGAATCAGACATGCCGACCCGGTTAAGTTTGGGGAGTTTGTTGTTAGTCGGGGACTTAACGTCGAAGAAAGGAGTATCCCGCCCTACACACTGGTCGAGGTCTGGAGCCGATtccctgatgagcccaagacAAGGTGAAACCAGTGCATTGCCCCAATGGATAAGACTAgctccatggggatggagcgccgcatggacTAAGTGTGACAACCGAATGGATGGCTAGATCCGtgacaagtggtatcagagctatCCCGACATCATTGTTGTTGTGTCACCAAACGCTCACACATGTCGATGTGTCCCTAAGATACGGGGGACTCCGCGGGGGAGTCGAGTAGGCAGGGTGTCTCTAAGGAGAGGACTGGACGAGGGTCCATGACAAAGTCCAAGACGAGAGATACGACGCGGAACTTTGTTGGGCGATCTTTGGGAACTCTTTTCGTCTCTCAGGCATCGTGGGCGTATGAGGGGTACACGTGTCACAGTGAGGATGCCGTGTACAAGGACGTACACCTTGTTTGGTGGGAGAGGATGTCACGTCCCGTTTTGGAGAATGTTTATCATGAGCGTTGCTGTTTATATGATCTTCATGCATATGTGAGATTGTTCTATGATCATCAGTGCAAGAGATATATGGTCGTCCATTCGTAGGGGTTCAAACAGGCCGACCCGATTAAGTTTAGGTAACTTATCGCTAGTCAGAGACTTAACGTTGAATAATGGAGTAGGCTGCCCTACACACTGGTTGAGGTCTAGATATGATCCCCCTAATGAGCTCAAGGCAAGGCGAAACCAGTAcattgccccgttggataaggctggtCGTATAAGGACGGAAcgccgcatggaccaagtaGATAACAATATGCTACCAAC encodes:
- the LOC126788336 gene encoding calcium-binding protein KRP1-like: MASPKQNTEANFQDLLPTMADKLGGDGLIGELCNGFNLLMDPAKGVITFESLKRNAALLGLQDLGDDDLRSMLQEGNFDGDGALNQMEFCVLMFRLSPELMEESRLWLDDVLQHEL